One Deltaproteobacteria bacterium DNA segment encodes these proteins:
- a CDS encoding NADP-dependent isocitrate dehydrogenase: MKKIVVKTPIVEIDGDEMTRIMWAMVKEKLLLPYLDLTTDYYDLGLKHRDETDDRVTVEAAEAIKKHTVGVKCATITPNADRVREYGLKKQWPSPNGTIRGILDGTVFRAPILVGNIRPAVRTWKKPIHIGRHAYGDVYMNREMKVPGAGRAEMVFTPRDGGEPVRTVIHDFDGPGILQGIHNTDASIRSFAVACFTYAYDQAIDLWFSTKDTISKTYDAEFRNIFEQEYEEHWTEKFRERGIEYFFTLIDDAVARIIKSEGGMLWACKNYDGDVMSDMLASANGSLAMMTSVLVSPRGYFEYEAAHGTVQKHYYKHLAGEATSTNSMALIFAWTGGLKKRAELDGTPELFEFAKKIEDAAVFTVESGIMTGDLMRVADPDSRNRQVSTEDFIAHIQENLGKTL; the protein is encoded by the coding sequence ATGAAGAAGATTGTCGTGAAGACGCCTATCGTCGAGATCGACGGAGACGAAATGACCCGGATCATGTGGGCCATGGTAAAGGAGAAACTCCTGCTGCCCTACCTTGATCTGACGACCGATTATTACGATCTGGGTCTGAAACACCGGGACGAGACGGACGACCGGGTGACCGTTGAAGCGGCAGAAGCGATAAAAAAGCACACCGTGGGCGTGAAGTGCGCGACCATAACCCCCAACGCGGACCGGGTCAGGGAATACGGCCTGAAAAAGCAATGGCCGAGTCCGAACGGAACCATCAGGGGCATCCTCGACGGGACCGTGTTCCGGGCGCCCATACTGGTCGGGAACATACGGCCCGCCGTCCGGACCTGGAAGAAACCGATCCATATCGGAAGGCACGCTTATGGTGACGTGTATATGAACCGTGAAATGAAGGTCCCCGGTGCCGGGAGGGCGGAGATGGTCTTCACCCCCCGCGACGGCGGGGAACCGGTCAGAACGGTCATTCATGACTTTGACGGCCCGGGGATACTGCAGGGTATCCACAACACCGACGCTTCCATCAGAAGCTTCGCCGTTGCCTGCTTTACCTATGCCTATGATCAGGCGATAGATCTCTGGTTCAGCACGAAGGACACGATCTCAAAGACCTATGATGCCGAATTCCGGAACATCTTTGAGCAGGAGTATGAAGAACACTGGACGGAGAAGTTCCGGGAACGGGGCATAGAATATTTCTTTACCCTCATCGATGACGCAGTGGCCCGGATCATCAAGTCCGAGGGAGGAATGCTCTGGGCATGCAAGAACTACGACGGTGACGTCATGTCAGATATGCTCGCATCGGCCAACGGGAGCCTTGCCATGATGACGTCCGTCCTGGTGTCCCCCCGCGGGTATTTCGAATATGAGGCCGCCCATGGAACGGTTCAGAAGCATTATTACAAACATCTTGCCGGTGAGGCGACATCGACGAACTCCATGGCCCTCATCTTTGCCTGGACGGGCGGGTTGAAGAAACGGGCCGAGCTTGATGGGACACCGGAACTCTTTGAATTCGCGAAGAAAATTGAAGATGCAGCAGTGTTCACCGTTGAGAGCGGTATCATGACGGGAGACCTGATGAGGGTCGCCGATCCCGATTCACGCAACAGGCAGGTATCGACGGAGGATTTCATCGCCCACATTCAGGAGAACCTGGGGAAAACCCTGTAG